A window of Chryseobacterium aquaeductus genomic DNA:
CGCCAATTTTAATTTTAGCTTCAGGATATGCTTTCAGTATAGCAACCAAATTTTCCAACTGACCTTGCGATCCTGCTTCTAATTCACTTGCGCTTCCCATTTTGAAGTTAACATGGTCAAAATTATACCAGTTATCTTTTAAAGCTGCATCATCTGCCGCACTTGCATAGGCCCCACTTTTAAGGAAAGTAATCATGTTATCTTCCATTCCTCCTCTGTATCCTTTTAATAGTGTACCGTTAAGGTCAATGTTTTCGTCAACTTTGGTAGTCGTCATTGTCGTTGCAGTGTCATTTTGCATTGCTGCTGTGTCATCCACTGTATTTAAAGAGTCGCCTGCAACTGTTGTTGTGGTTGTAGTTTCTTTTTTCTCACATTGCTTCCATATAAAATATACAGCAGCAATTAATAATAATAGAGGTAAAAGCCATTTCCATATTGATCCGCCATCAGAAGTTGAAGTTGCTCTGTTTGGAAAAGTTCCGCCATCTGCAACACTTCGTGTCACTTCAATTTTTTCGTCTGTGTGTGGAGGAGGAGTTGTAGGTGTAGGTTTGATGGTGTCATTATCATTGTCAAACTTATATCCCTTTGCCCAATCTCCTACATTTAAAGATGCTAAAGAAAGACCTGCCGGTAATAAAGAAGATACAATTCCTTTTTGGTCATTCAATAGAGATGAAATTCCGGATTTGTCTAAGTTATTGTCTGCCGCATATTTCCCGACAGAGCCAATAGTTGCTCCTGTAACTAAATTGAGCAGAGAGGCGGAAGAATTATTGCTGATTCCTGCGTATGTAGCTATTGAATTTACCAATCCGCTCAACTTATCACCAAAAATTGATACTAATAAACCTGAAACCCAAGTATTGTCTGACGCAAATGATAAAAGATTTCCTAAAACTCCCTGCGAAGGGGCATTAGATATTGCATCTAAAACAGCTGGATTATCTGAATTGTTTGCTAAACCTCCAACAACTGCGGGTAACAGACCGCTGATTGCTTTCGAAATTCCGGATTCACTTTCGCCCAGTTGCGATGCTGCTTGTGTTACCAATGCGGAACCAAGCTGTCCTTTAATTAAATCGATAATGTTTAATGACATAATAATAGTATTTGAGATTAATGTGCATAAATTCAAACAAAAATCTCACCAATTATTGATTTCAAAAAAAAATCTTTAAAAATTACAGTAATTTTTAAAGATTTGATAATATTATTGATTTAAATTCTAATAAGCTTTCGCATATAAAACACGTCTTTTAGAAGGTTTCCCTGAAATCAAAGAAATTCCTTTTTCTACATCATCATCCATAGGAATACATCTGATGGTCGCTTTAGTTTCTTCTTTTATTTGTGCTTCTTCCTCGTCAGTACCATCCCAATGTGCGTAGATGAAACCGCCTTTTTCTTCCAAAACTTTTTTAAACTCTTCGTACGTGTCAACCTTTGTGATGTTGTTTTTTCTGAAGTCCAAAGCTTTTGCGTACATATCTTCTTGTATGGTTTTCAAAAGATCTTCGATGTAAGAATCTAAGCCTTCCAAAGGTCTTGTTTCTTTTGTAAGAGTATCTCTTCTGGCAATTTCAACAGATTTATTTTCCAAATCTCTCGGGCCCATCGCAATTCTCAACGGAACTCCTTTCAATTCATATTCAGCAAATTTCCATCCCGGTTTGTTGTGTGTATCATCATCAAATTTTACAGAAATTCCTTTTAACTTTAACTTATTTTGAATTTCTAAAGCAACTTCACTGATCTGATTCAATTGTTCATCTCCTTTAAAAATTGGAACGATTACCACCTGAATTGGTGCCAGAGTAGGAGGAAGTACCAATCCGAGATCATCAGAATGTGTCATGATTAAAGCTCCCATTAATCGAGTCGAAGTTCCCCAAGACGTTGCCCAGGCATGTTCGATTTTTCCTTCTTTGTTGGTAAATTTTACGTCAAAAGCCTTCGCGAAATTTTGTCCCAAAAAGTGAGAAGTTCCTGCCTGAAGTGCTTTTCCGTCCTGCATTAATGCTTCGATACAATAAGTGTCATCAGCACCTGCAAATCTTTCAGATGGAGTTTTTATACCCATTACAACCGGCATTGCCATGAATTTTTCTGCAAAATCTGCATATACATTATTCATTTTTTCTGCTTCTTCCAAAGCCTCATCTTTTGTGGCATGAGCAGTGTGCCCTTCTTGCCATAAAAATTCTGAAGTTCTTAAAAATAAACGGGTTCTCATTTCCCAACGAACAACATTTGCCCATTGGTTGATAAGAATTGGTAAATCTCTGTAAGATTGAATCCAGTTTTTATAGGTATTCCAGATAATTGCCTCAGAAGTAGGGCGTACAATGAGTTCTTCTTCCAATTTCGCTTCAGGATCTACGATTAATTTTCCAGGATTATCCGGATCATTTTTTAGTCTGTAATGAGTAACAACAGCACATTCTTTGGCAAAACCTTCGGCATTTTTTTCTTCAGCCTCAAATAAACTTTTGGGTACGAATAATGGGAAATAGGCATTTACGTGACCTGTTTCTTTAAATCTTTTGTCCATTTCGTCTCGCATTTTTTCCCAGATTGCATATCCGTAAGGTTTGATAACCATAGATCCTCTCACGCCGGAGTTTTCAGCTAAATCTGCTTTTACTACTAACTCATTATACCATTTGCTGTAATCTTCGCTTCTTGAGGTTAATTTTGCCATTATTTTTTTTATTTTTTTTAACTTTTGTCTATAATTGTAATCTAAAAATAAAAATCTATTTTTGATAGATCTCAAACCAATATAATTTGGTATATTTTTGGTACAGATTGCAAATATAATTTAAATTAAAAATTTTTACATTATCATGAAAAGAAATATACATAAAAATTTACTTGCTATACTGAAATCTAAAGGGGTTTTGGTAGTGTCAAGTGCTTTACTATTAGTGTCTTGTGGTGCTCAGGTCGGAGGCTATAGTGAGACAGACGGAGTATATTATGATCCTAATAGAGATACCCTTCCGGAAGGTGTAATCATCAATGGTGATCAAGGAAACAGAGTGGGAGATTATTACGATTACTATCCTCAATCCAGCATTGTGGAAAACTCTCAAATCAATTCATCAGAATACGACAACAGATATAATAACTGGAGTGATGCCGACTATGGTAATGCAACAGATTCTGATTGGGGTAATTTTGCAGGAAATGAGACCAATATCTATGACAACTCTTGGGGTTGGGGTATGGGTGGAATGTGGGGTTCACCTTGGGGTTGGGGTTCACCTTGGGGATGGAACGGCGGATGGGGCATTGGAATGTCTTTCGGCTGGGGAAATTCCTGGGGCTGGGGCGGCTTTAATCCTTACTGGGGAATGGGCTGGAACTCTCCATACTGG
This region includes:
- a CDS encoding OmpA family protein, which translates into the protein MSLNIIDLIKGQLGSALVTQAASQLGESESGISKAISGLLPAVVGGLANNSDNPAVLDAISNAPSQGVLGNLLSFASDNTWVSGLLVSIFGDKLSGLVNSIATYAGISNNSSASLLNLVTGATIGSVGKYAADNNLDKSGISSLLNDQKGIVSSLLPAGLSLASLNVGDWAKGYKFDNDNDTIKPTPTTPPPHTDEKIEVTRSVADGGTFPNRATSTSDGGSIWKWLLPLLLLIAAVYFIWKQCEKKETTTTTTVAGDSLNTVDDTAAMQNDTATTMTTTKVDENIDLNGTLLKGYRGGMEDNMITFLKSGAYASAADDAALKDNWYNFDHVNFKMGSASELEAGSQGQLENLVAILKAYPEAKIKIGGYTDKVGNEAANVQLSGERATYIKDWLAKQGVGSQVTGADGYGSQFATVDAGASNDERAVDRKMAVRFTK
- the proS gene encoding proline--tRNA ligase, whose translation is MAKLTSRSEDYSKWYNELVVKADLAENSGVRGSMVIKPYGYAIWEKMRDEMDKRFKETGHVNAYFPLFVPKSLFEAEEKNAEGFAKECAVVTHYRLKNDPDNPGKLIVDPEAKLEEELIVRPTSEAIIWNTYKNWIQSYRDLPILINQWANVVRWEMRTRLFLRTSEFLWQEGHTAHATKDEALEEAEKMNNVYADFAEKFMAMPVVMGIKTPSERFAGADDTYCIEALMQDGKALQAGTSHFLGQNFAKAFDVKFTNKEGKIEHAWATSWGTSTRLMGALIMTHSDDLGLVLPPTLAPIQVVIVPIFKGDEQLNQISEVALEIQNKLKLKGISVKFDDDTHNKPGWKFAEYELKGVPLRIAMGPRDLENKSVEIARRDTLTKETRPLEGLDSYIEDLLKTIQEDMYAKALDFRKNNITKVDTYEEFKKVLEEKGGFIYAHWDGTDEEEAQIKEETKATIRCIPMDDDVEKGISLISGKPSKRRVLYAKAY